The Pseudomonas cucumis sequence GATCATCCACAACCTGCTGCAATCGATCCGCTTGCTGGGCGATGGCTGCAGTAACTTCCAGCAGCATTGCATCGCCGGGCTGGAACCGGATGCCGAGAAAATGGCCGAGCATCTGGAACGAGGTTTGATGCTAGTGACGGCACTGAACCCGCATATTGGGTACGACAAATCGGCGGAGATTGCCAAGAAGGCTTACAGCGAGGGGCTGACCCTGCGTGAGGCGGCGTTGCAGCTGGGGTATCTGACCAATGAAGAGTTCGATGCTTGGGTGAAGCCGGAGAATATGCTGGAGGCCGGCTCCAAAGGTTGAAACTTGCGGCGGTTGATAGTCAGTCATCGCGGGCAAGCCACGCTCCCACAGGATTCGGGTCGTTCACGGGTATTGTGATCGACACAAAACCTGTGGGAGCGTGGCTTGCCCGCGATGAACGATAACGCGGTCTAACTGGCCGCCATCCGCACCCGCCGGGCCCTGAGTCCCGCCATTAGCGATGGCCCCAACGCCACGAGCGCCGACCCGAGCACCACCAACACCGCCCCGCCATAACCCAGGCCATTGATCTGTTCGGCATGCACATACTCCGGCCATAACCACACGGCCATGGCCACGGCGGCAAAGGTCACCAGCGGTGTGATCGCCAGCGTCGCACTGACCCGTGAGGCCTCCCAATGGGCCAGGGCTTCGGCGAAGGCGCCGTAAGCGATCAAGGTGTTCAAACAACACGCCAGCAGCAGCCAGCCTTGCAGCGGGCTCAGTTGCAGCGCTTCCAGCGGATGCACCCACGGAGTCAGCAACAGCGCGCAGAACAGGTAAATCACCATCATCACCTGCAACGAATTCCATACCGTGAGCAACTGCTTCTGGCCCAAGGCATAGAAGGTCCAGACCGTGGACGCCAACAGCACCATCAGCACACCGGCGGTGTAATCGGTCAGGGAGGTGAGCAACTCACTCAAGCGCTGATTGAAGAACAGCGCAAAGCCGATCAGCAGCACCAACAGGCCAATCCCCTGCCCCACGCTGAACCTTTCCTTGAACACGAACAGGCTGGCGATCAGCAACATGATCGGGCCCATCTGCACCACCAGTTGCGCGGTGCCGGGGCTGAGCAGGTTCAAGCCCATCAGGTACAGCACGTAGTTGCCGACCAGTCCGAGTACCGCCATCAACACCAGCCAGCCACCGCGCGGGCCGAGGACTTTGCGACTCGGCAGACGTTTGGTCGCCGCCAGATAAATGAACAGGCAGCCGCCGGACACCAGCAGGCGAAACCAGGTCACCGTCACCGGGTCCATCACCAGCAGCACCTGCTTGAGCTTGATCGGCAGGATTCCCCACAGCAACGCGGTCAGCAAGGCCAGGAACAGACCATAAACCCAGCGACCCGATGAAATATGCATGCTGACCCCGAAGCCGATTGGCGAAAACGGTCATTCTAGGCACAGACCGGGGCGCGACACAGGGACAGTTGCCGACGGGCCGCGAATGAAACTGTGCAGGTCGCACCATAAAGTTGACGATATGCCGTCGATCGGGTGGCCAGGCGTGGCAAGTGGTTCATGCATAAGCTCATTGAAACCGTCATCCGTAGGAGATCGCCCATGTACGGCATGCGCGCCCAAGACAACGCCCCCGCCACCCACTTTCGTTGTGATCGGTTGTGTCGTGTGAATGGAGAGCTGTATTTCACCACGCGGG is a genomic window containing:
- a CDS encoding DMT family transporter — translated: MHISSGRWVYGLFLALLTALLWGILPIKLKQVLLVMDPVTVTWFRLLVSGGCLFIYLAATKRLPSRKVLGPRGGWLVLMAVLGLVGNYVLYLMGLNLLSPGTAQLVVQMGPIMLLIASLFVFKERFSVGQGIGLLVLLIGFALFFNQRLSELLTSLTDYTAGVLMVLLASTVWTFYALGQKQLLTVWNSLQVMMVIYLFCALLLTPWVHPLEALQLSPLQGWLLLACCLNTLIAYGAFAEALAHWEASRVSATLAITPLVTFAAVAMAVWLWPEYVHAEQINGLGYGGAVLVVLGSALVALGPSLMAGLRARRVRMAAS
- a CDS encoding DUF6316 family protein, with the translated sequence MYGMRAQDNAPATHFRCDRLCRVNGELYFTTRERTLEGPFENREAAVREIQAYIERMQFLCMSR